One region of Chryseobacterium sp. C-71 genomic DNA includes:
- a CDS encoding Crp/Fnr family transcriptional regulator — translation MCTHLSFVSKGLLKSYFVDEKGGENINMFAFEGWWISDFKSFINKEKAVLNIDAVEETEILMITLEGYEKLMLKIPVMDRYFRILYQNSLVTKDYRLIASNSYTAEEKYLELSKKNPEMIKRIPHNLIASFLGLAPETVSRIRKKLLLKS, via the coding sequence ATCTGCACACATCTTTCTTTCGTAAGTAAAGGTTTGCTCAAATCTTATTTTGTTGATGAAAAAGGTGGTGAAAACATCAATATGTTTGCTTTCGAAGGCTGGTGGATTTCAGATTTTAAAAGTTTTATCAATAAGGAAAAAGCAGTTTTAAATATCGATGCAGTTGAAGAAACAGAAATACTCATGATCACTCTTGAAGGTTATGAAAAATTGATGCTCAAAATTCCGGTGATGGATCGTTATTTCAGAATTCTGTATCAGAATAGTCTGGTGACAAAAGATTATCGTTTGATTGCTTCCAACAGTTATACAGCCGAAGAAAAATATCTTGAGCTGTCTAAGAAAAATCCCGAAATGATCAAAAGAATTCCTCACAATCTGATTGCTTCATTTTTAGGTTTAGCTCCCGAAACCGTCAGCAGAATTCGTAAAAAACTTTTATTAAAAAGTTAA
- a CDS encoding NAD(P)-dependent oxidoreductase, whose amino-acid sequence MSEKIGFIGLGNMGHPMAKNLEKAGFPLFVYNRSAEKAEDFKAQSKVAVDVKELVKNSDVIFTMLTNDQAANEVYKQILELNISDKLFIDMSTISPETSGKIADAVKIKEASFLDAPVAGSTKPAAEGTLIIMVGGDEKDLERARPYLEKLGKQIKHLGKNGKGLAAKLSVNYFISALYQGLAETILFSDTLGIEREDMLDIINESASGSGATKVKTPLLIEENYQPAFSLDLMLKDILLAKDAGADFPFTKTLIETYKSAQNEGFGKDDVIGIIQYLSKM is encoded by the coding sequence ATGAGTGAGAAAATAGGTTTCATCGGTTTAGGAAATATGGGACATCCGATGGCAAAAAATTTGGAGAAAGCAGGATTCCCATTATTCGTTTACAACAGAAGTGCAGAGAAAGCTGAAGATTTTAAGGCTCAGTCAAAAGTTGCGGTCGATGTCAAAGAATTGGTGAAAAACAGTGATGTCATTTTCACGATGTTGACCAATGATCAAGCGGCAAATGAGGTTTATAAGCAAATTTTAGAACTGAATATCTCAGATAAGCTGTTCATCGACATGAGCACAATTTCGCCTGAAACAAGTGGGAAGATTGCAGATGCAGTGAAAATAAAAGAGGCCTCATTCCTTGACGCTCCGGTTGCGGGGAGTACAAAACCTGCTGCTGAAGGAACTTTAATTATCATGGTCGGTGGAGACGAAAAAGATTTGGAAAGAGCTAGGCCTTATTTGGAAAAACTTGGAAAGCAGATTAAACATTTAGGAAAAAATGGAAAAGGTCTGGCTGCAAAATTGTCGGTCAATTATTTCATTTCGGCTTTGTATCAAGGTTTAGCAGAAACAATTTTGTTTTCGGATACATTAGGAATCGAAAGAGAAGATATGCTTGACATCATCAACGAAAGTGCAAGCGGAAGCGGCGCCACAAAAGTGAAAACGCCTCTGTTGATAGAAGAAAATTACCAACCTGCATTTTCCTTGGATTTAATGTTAAAAGATATTCTGCTGGCGAAAGACGCAGGTGCTGATTTTCCTTTCACCAAGACATTAATTGAAACTTACAAGTCTGCTCAAAACGAAGGTTTCGGGAAAGATGATGTGATTGGGATCATTCAGTATTTAAGTAAAATGTAA
- a CDS encoding SDR family oxidoreductase, with amino-acid sequence MENNKNIALVVGATGITGSNLANELISQGWTTYGISRNTNNNIEGLISVKADLLDIESLENALENIAPTHVFFTTWMRNDTEEENIRVNSALVRNLLNVLSEKKSVQHVALVTGLKHYLGPFEAYAKEGKLPETPLREEQPRLPLPNFYYAQEDEVYAASERDGFSWSIHRPHTVIGYAVGNAMNLGTTLAVYASICKETGRKFIWPGSSAQWNGISDVTDARILAKQLVWASTTEEAKNTAFNITNGDIFRWKWLWYRLADYFGVEAIGYEDEIKPLEKEMQNNQEIWRKIVKKYNLKEKNIERLSSAWHTDLDLGRPLEVMTDMTNSRKAGFREFQNTEDSFFDLFKKLKEEKIIP; translated from the coding sequence ATGGAAAACAATAAAAATATCGCATTGGTCGTCGGCGCAACCGGAATTACGGGTAGCAATTTGGCAAACGAACTTATTTCTCAGGGCTGGACAACCTACGGAATCTCCAGAAATACAAACAACAATATCGAAGGATTAATTTCTGTAAAAGCTGATCTTTTGGATATCGAAAGTTTAGAAAATGCTTTAGAAAACATCGCTCCCACTCATGTTTTTTTTACAACATGGATGCGAAATGATACTGAAGAAGAAAATATCCGTGTCAACAGTGCTTTGGTGAGAAATCTGTTAAATGTTTTGTCTGAAAAAAAGTCAGTGCAGCACGTTGCTTTGGTAACCGGATTGAAGCATTATTTAGGACCATTCGAAGCCTACGCAAAAGAAGGAAAACTTCCCGAAACTCCTTTAAGAGAAGAACAGCCGAGACTCCCACTTCCCAATTTTTACTATGCTCAGGAAGATGAGGTTTATGCAGCTTCTGAACGAGATGGTTTTAGCTGGAGTATTCACAGACCCCATACCGTAATTGGCTATGCAGTCGGAAATGCAATGAATTTAGGAACGACATTAGCAGTTTATGCAAGCATTTGCAAAGAGACCGGTAGAAAATTTATCTGGCCTGGATCATCCGCACAGTGGAACGGAATTTCGGATGTGACGGATGCAAGAATTTTAGCTAAACAATTAGTTTGGGCATCAACCACAGAAGAAGCGAAAAATACAGCATTTAATATCACAAACGGAGACATTTTCCGTTGGAAATGGTTGTGGTACAGATTGGCAGATTATTTTGGTGTGGAAGCAATTGGTTATGAAGACGAAATCAAACCTCTCGAAAAAGAAATGCAGAATAATCAGGAAATCTGGAGAAAAATAGTCAAGAAATACAATTTAAAGGAAAAAAATATAGAAAGATTGTCATCGGCATGGCATACCGATCTTGATTTAGGAAGACCACTTGAGGTGATGACAGACATGACCAACAGCAGAAAAGCGGGATTCAGAGAATTTCAAAATACCGAAGATTCTTTCTTTGATTTGTTTAAAAAATTGAAGGAAGAAAAAATTATACCTTAA
- a CDS encoding ATP-dependent DNA ligase — protein MKNFAELINALESTNKTNAKIDAIIDYLERAPDDDKLWFIALFTGKRPKRNVNTNYMKEWALEIIQLPFWLFQESYSSVGDLGETISLILPPPTEKIEKTLSEWMNEIIGLKTKTEAEKKEFVLNSWAGLDYTERLIFNKLLGGSFRIGVSSKTLINSLTKFSGQEASTLMHSLMGKWQPDEVSFKELISAENINPDNSKPYPFCLAYPLEKELEDLGKPEEWLIEYKWDGIRGQIIRRNEEVFIWSRGEELVTEQFPEIAETVKAMKGNFVIDGEILAVKEGNVLNFNELQKRLNRKTLTKKMLTEIPIEVFAYDILELEGTDLREKPISARRAMLQELLLNESPENIKISQAIDYEDWSKLDLIRENSREINSEGLMLKQKNSHYHSGRKKGDWWKWKISPLTIDAVLIYAQKGSGRRSAYYTDYSFAVKSGDKLVTIAKAYSGLTDKEIMEVSKFVNKNAIEKFGPVRTVKAELVFEIAFEGIGFSNRHKSGVALRFPRILRWRKDKTVNDIDDIEEIKKLIQ, from the coding sequence ATGAAAAATTTCGCAGAACTCATCAATGCCTTAGAAAGCACCAATAAAACCAATGCTAAAATCGATGCCATCATCGATTATCTTGAGCGTGCGCCTGATGATGATAAATTGTGGTTCATCGCCTTGTTTACGGGGAAAAGACCCAAGCGGAATGTGAACACCAACTATATGAAAGAATGGGCTTTGGAAATTATCCAACTGCCTTTTTGGCTGTTTCAAGAAAGCTATTCTTCGGTCGGAGATTTGGGTGAAACGATATCATTGATTCTTCCTCCGCCTACAGAAAAAATCGAGAAAACACTGTCTGAATGGATGAATGAAATCATCGGACTGAAAACCAAAACTGAAGCCGAGAAAAAAGAATTTGTCTTAAATTCCTGGGCTGGTTTAGATTATACCGAACGATTAATTTTCAATAAATTATTAGGCGGAAGTTTCAGAATTGGGGTTTCCTCAAAGACTTTGATTAATTCTTTAACCAAATTTTCCGGACAGGAAGCAAGCACTTTGATGCACAGTTTAATGGGGAAATGGCAACCTGATGAAGTTTCATTCAAAGAATTGATTTCGGCTGAAAACATCAATCCCGATAATTCAAAACCCTACCCTTTTTGTTTGGCCTATCCACTGGAAAAAGAGTTGGAAGATTTAGGAAAACCTGAAGAATGGTTGATTGAATATAAGTGGGACGGAATCCGTGGACAAATCATCAGAAGAAATGAAGAAGTTTTTATCTGGTCGCGCGGGGAAGAATTGGTGACCGAACAATTTCCCGAAATTGCCGAGACCGTAAAAGCGATGAAAGGCAACTTTGTAATAGATGGAGAAATACTTGCGGTAAAGGAAGGTAACGTTTTAAATTTTAATGAATTACAGAAACGATTAAATCGTAAAACTTTAACTAAAAAAATGCTTACTGAAATTCCGATTGAGGTTTTTGCGTATGATATTCTGGAACTGGAAGGAACGGATTTAAGAGAAAAACCCATTTCTGCCAGAAGAGCAATGTTGCAGGAATTATTATTAAATGAATCTCCCGAAAACATCAAAATTTCTCAGGCTATTGATTATGAAGATTGGAGTAAATTAGATTTAATCAGAGAAAATTCAAGGGAAATCAACAGCGAAGGTTTGATGCTGAAACAGAAAAATTCGCATTATCATTCAGGACGAAAAAAAGGGGATTGGTGGAAATGGAAAATCAGTCCGTTGACGATTGATGCAGTTTTGATTTACGCCCAAAAAGGTAGCGGACGAAGAAGTGCCTACTACACTGATTACAGCTTTGCCGTGAAAAGTGGCGATAAATTGGTCACCATTGCCAAAGCATATTCTGGACTGACCGACAAGGAAATTATGGAAGTCAGCAAGTTTGTGAATAAAAATGCGATTGAAAAATTCGGTCCTGTCCGTACCGTAAAAGCTGAATTGGTTTTCGAAATTGCGTTTGAAGGAATTGGCTTCAGCAACCGTCACAAAAGCGGTGTGGCATTGCGTTTTCCAAGGATTCTAAGATGGCGGAAAGATAAAACAGTAAATGATATTGATGATATTGAAGAGATTAAGAAATTGATACAGTAA
- a CDS encoding PPC domain-containing DNA-binding protein, whose product MKERILEGELWTAKKIENNYIVSIKDQSSIVQALNDFVLNQNIKSGQVTGIGAVSEATLRFFDFSTKDYVDKKFDEQMEVTNISGNVSVAEDKPLLHLHITLGRQDYSAIAGHLQDAKIRGAGEFFFYPMGVPVFKTKNEDIGILLYDFEKSDEKA is encoded by the coding sequence ATGAAAGAACGAATTCTAGAAGGCGAATTGTGGACTGCCAAAAAAATTGAGAATAATTATATCGTGAGCATTAAAGACCAATCGAGTATTGTGCAGGCATTGAATGATTTTGTTTTAAATCAGAATATCAAATCGGGACAGGTGACAGGAATTGGCGCGGTAAGTGAAGCCACGCTGAGGTTTTTCGACTTTTCTACGAAAGATTATGTCGACAAAAAGTTTGACGAACAGATGGAAGTTACCAATATATCAGGAAACGTTTCGGTTGCGGAAGATAAACCGCTCCTCCACCTGCATATTACTTTGGGAAGACAGGATTACTCTGCCATTGCCGGGCATTTACAGGATGCAAAAATTCGGGGAGCGGGAGAATTTTTCTTTTATCCGATGGGAGTTCCGGTTTTTAAAACTAAAAATGAAGACATTGGAATTCTTCTCTATGATTTTGAAAAGTCTGATGAGAAAGCATAA
- a CDS encoding DoxX family protein: MKDFKTLFFFLRLPIAISLAGHGLVRIPKLQSFAEGMVKSMEKSAIPEVLITPFGYLLPFLEAIVGIALLIGFKPKLTIYASFTLMSILILGSSSVENWSAIEAQLLHSLYLFALLWFYLKYSSEEHQP; the protein is encoded by the coding sequence ATGAAAGACTTCAAAACCCTATTCTTCTTCCTGAGACTTCCGATCGCCATTTCATTGGCAGGCCATGGGTTAGTAAGAATTCCAAAACTACAGTCCTTTGCTGAAGGAATGGTAAAATCTATGGAGAAATCGGCAATTCCGGAAGTATTGATCACGCCTTTCGGATATCTGCTTCCATTTTTAGAAGCGATAGTCGGAATTGCTTTATTGATTGGTTTTAAACCGAAATTAACCATTTATGCTTCATTTACCTTGATGAGCATACTGATTTTGGGAAGCAGCTCTGTTGAAAACTGGTCAGCGATTGAAGCGCAGCTACTCCATTCACTGTATCTGTTTGCGCTTTTGTGGTTTTATCTAAAATACAGTTCAGAAGAACATCAACCATAA
- a CDS encoding ligase-associated DNA damage response exonuclease: MKLITFTNKGIYCPQGKFYIDPWRPVDFAVITHGHADHARWGMKKYLCHHFTKPILHQRISPDIECQTLQYGEVLDINGVKLSLHPAGHIIGSAQIRLEYKGYVSVVSGDYKVQDDGLSTPFELVKCNEFVTESTFGLPIYNWLEVPDLNKRLQNWVLRNQENQKTSVFIGYSLGKAQRIMKAVEGMGKIHVHYSIGKLNKAFEEVGIVLPDYEVPDFRESIKHVAGDIVIVPPALLDSNVIKKIPDAATAICSGWMQVRGARRWRSMDAGFPMSDHADWKGLLQAIKATEAEIVHVTHGQTEVFSKYLNEIGIKSDVVETLYGDDDDEVTEKEVVSDKKDKQA; encoded by the coding sequence TTGAAACTCATCACATTCACAAACAAAGGTATTTACTGTCCGCAGGGTAAATTTTATATTGACCCGTGGCGACCTGTAGATTTTGCAGTTATCACGCACGGTCACGCAGATCACGCCCGTTGGGGAATGAAAAAATATCTTTGCCATCACTTCACAAAACCCATCTTACATCAAAGGATTTCTCCGGATATCGAATGTCAGACTTTGCAATACGGCGAAGTTTTAGACATTAATGGGGTCAAACTTTCACTGCATCCGGCTGGTCACATTATTGGTTCGGCTCAGATTCGTTTGGAATATAAAGGTTATGTGAGCGTGGTTTCAGGTGATTATAAAGTTCAGGATGACGGTTTGAGTACGCCTTTTGAATTGGTAAAGTGTAATGAATTTGTTACAGAAAGTACTTTCGGACTTCCTATTTACAATTGGCTTGAAGTTCCTGATTTAAATAAAAGACTTCAGAATTGGGTTTTGCGGAATCAGGAAAATCAGAAAACTTCCGTGTTTATCGGATATTCTTTGGGTAAAGCGCAGCGAATTATGAAAGCCGTTGAAGGAATGGGAAAAATACACGTCCACTACTCGATTGGAAAACTCAATAAAGCCTTTGAAGAAGTCGGAATCGTGCTTCCAGATTATGAAGTTCCAGATTTCAGGGAAAGCATCAAACACGTTGCAGGTGACATTGTCATTGTTCCGCCGGCATTGTTAGACAGCAATGTAATTAAGAAAATTCCTGATGCTGCGACAGCAATTTGCTCCGGTTGGATGCAGGTTCGTGGTGCGAGAAGATGGCGAAGTATGGACGCTGGTTTTCCGATGAGTGACCATGCCGACTGGAAAGGATTGTTACAGGCAATCAAAGCAACTGAAGCTGAAATCGTTCACGTAACACACGGTCAAACCGAAGTTTTTTCTAAATATTTAAATGAAATCGGAATTAAATCTGATGTTGTGGAAACGCTGTATGGAGATGATGACGATGAAGTGACTGAAAAGGAAGTTGTATCAGATAAAAAAGATAAGCAAGCTTGA
- a CDS encoding AraC family ligand binding domain-containing protein: MKKKQFEPLEIDTFEATKYPFPRHSHTYYELIYISKGSGSHHTNQIVIPYKAGDLYLISPDDEHFFDIKKSTSFFFIKFNDAYFKGNKPIIW, translated from the coding sequence ATGAAAAAAAAGCAGTTTGAACCCCTGGAAATTGATACTTTCGAAGCAACTAAATATCCTTTTCCCAGGCACAGTCATACTTACTACGAATTGATCTATATTTCAAAAGGTTCCGGAAGTCATCATACTAATCAGATTGTCATTCCATATAAAGCCGGAGATCTGTATCTCATTTCTCCTGATGATGAGCATTTCTTTGACATCAAAAAATCGACCAGCTTTTTCTTCATTAAATTTAACGATGCTTATTTTAAAGGAAATAAACCGATCATCTGGTGA
- a CDS encoding AraC family transcriptional regulator produces MSKTYFSAYFKRNFDVSYRNYITDYKLKLIEKRIQSGQMTMKQIAFEFGFTDESHLTNYFKNLKKINPSDFKLQNHV; encoded by the coding sequence ATTTCAAAAACCTATTTCAGTGCTTATTTTAAAAGAAATTTCGACGTTTCTTACCGAAATTACATTACAGATTACAAACTTAAGTTGATTGAAAAAAGAATTCAGTCCGGACAAATGACGATGAAGCAGATTGCTTTTGAATTTGGTTTTACAGATGAAAGTCATTTGACCAACTATTTTAAAAATTTAAAGAAGATAAATCCTTCTGATTTTAAATTACAAAATCACGTATAA
- a CDS encoding aldo/keto reductase has translation MQYRKLGTSDLEVSAITFGAWAAGGWMWGSTDRNEAIDAIKASYDVGVTSIDTAPIYGQGASEEIVGEAIKGFPRDKVQILTKFGMRWDLAKGNLAMKSKNNNGQDIDIYKYAGKESIIHECEQSLKRLGTDYIDLYQIHWPDSTTPIDETFEAVSKLIEQGKVRFAGVCNYDAAQMAEAEKTLQLVSNQIPFSMVNRGIEEETVPYCIENNKSILAYSPLERGLLTGKITSDYKFKEGDHRAGHAHFQPDFIEKTNQLLDKIKPIAELHNASLGQLVLRWTIERPGITIALAGARNAEQAVQNAKAIDIHLSKEELKGIDDLVNAF, from the coding sequence ATGCAATACAGAAAATTAGGAACTAGCGATTTAGAAGTTTCAGCAATCACTTTTGGAGCTTGGGCTGCCGGTGGCTGGATGTGGGGAAGTACAGATAGAAACGAGGCGATTGATGCCATCAAAGCTTCGTATGATGTTGGTGTAACTTCCATAGATACCGCTCCTATCTACGGACAAGGTGCTAGCGAAGAAATAGTCGGCGAGGCCATCAAAGGATTTCCCAGAGATAAAGTTCAGATCTTGACAAAATTTGGGATGCGTTGGGATTTAGCTAAAGGAAATCTTGCAATGAAAAGTAAAAATAACAATGGACAGGATATTGACATTTACAAATATGCAGGAAAAGAAAGTATTATTCATGAGTGCGAGCAAAGCTTGAAAAGGCTGGGGACAGATTATATTGATTTATACCAAATTCACTGGCCAGATTCTACTACGCCGATTGATGAAACCTTTGAAGCAGTTTCAAAGTTGATTGAGCAAGGGAAAGTTCGTTTTGCTGGAGTATGTAATTATGATGCGGCTCAAATGGCAGAGGCTGAAAAGACTTTACAATTAGTTTCCAATCAGATTCCGTTCAGCATGGTTAACCGTGGGATTGAAGAAGAAACTGTTCCTTACTGCATCGAAAACAACAAATCTATTTTGGCATACAGTCCGCTTGAAAGAGGTTTGTTGACAGGGAAAATTACTTCCGATTATAAATTTAAAGAGGGTGATCACAGAGCGGGTCACGCTCATTTTCAGCCAGATTTTATAGAGAAAACGAATCAGCTTTTAGATAAAATTAAACCGATTGCAGAACTGCACAACGCCTCTTTAGGTCAATTGGTTTTAAGATGGACGATTGAAAGACCGGGAATCACGATTGCATTGGCAGGAGCAAGAAACGCAGAACAAGCCGTACAAAATGCAAAAGCAATTGATATTCATTTAAGCAAAGAAGAATTGAAAGGAATTGATGATCTAGTTAATGCTTTTTAA
- a CDS encoding SDR family NAD(P)-dependent oxidoreductase has translation MDLQLKNKTALVTGSTEGIGFAIAKGLLKEGTEVYINGRQQEKVDKAIAQLKSELPNAEVKGIVADFSKIEEVNALIKQLPEVDILINNVGIYGDQPFETTEDDTWFHDFEVNVMSGVRLSRHYAPIMKKKNWGRIIFLSSESAVNIPDDMILYGVTKTAYLALSRGLAKHLKGTNVTVNAILPGPTWSAANIKNMQKIADERGVSLEEAGNAFVKEKRPSSIVGKFVEAEEVANLVVYTASPLSSATTGAALRVDGGVIDSAF, from the coding sequence ATGGATTTACAGTTAAAAAATAAAACAGCTTTGGTTACCGGTTCCACAGAAGGAATCGGTTTTGCCATTGCCAAAGGTTTGCTGAAAGAAGGAACAGAAGTTTATATCAACGGACGACAACAGGAAAAGGTAGACAAAGCGATCGCTCAACTTAAAAGCGAACTACCCAATGCTGAGGTAAAAGGTATTGTTGCTGATTTTTCTAAAATTGAGGAAGTGAATGCACTGATAAAACAGCTTCCAGAGGTTGATATTTTAATAAACAACGTCGGAATCTACGGAGATCAGCCGTTCGAAACGACAGAAGATGATACTTGGTTTCATGATTTCGAAGTAAATGTGATGAGCGGTGTAAGACTGTCTCGTCATTATGCTCCGATCATGAAAAAGAAAAACTGGGGAAGAATAATCTTTCTTTCCAGCGAATCGGCGGTGAATATTCCGGACGATATGATTTTGTATGGAGTCACAAAAACTGCTTATCTTGCATTGAGCCGAGGGTTGGCAAAACATTTGAAAGGAACAAATGTAACCGTTAATGCGATTTTACCAGGCCCGACCTGGTCAGCAGCAAACATTAAAAACATGCAGAAAATAGCTGATGAACGAGGCGTCAGCCTTGAAGAAGCAGGAAATGCTTTTGTCAAAGAAAAAAGACCTTCTTCTATTGTAGGAAAATTTGTAGAAGCGGAAGAAGTTGCTAATCTCGTGGTGTACACCGCAAGTCCGCTTTCTTCGGCAACAACGGGTGCGGCGTTGAGAGTTGACGGTGGTGTTATTGATTCTGCATTTTAG
- a CDS encoding DUF3861 domain-containing protein: MEKRNNRYQIDLKELSLKDSSEASKNISFEFENHDDLFKIFDLIKTKNLFEDEKTSLEFSLGLKLFTEVLITNKNHTLFEDLRPAIQEFMKKLKST; this comes from the coding sequence ATGGAAAAAAGAAATAACAGATACCAGATTGATCTTAAAGAATTATCATTAAAAGACAGTTCGGAAGCAAGTAAGAACATCTCTTTTGAATTTGAAAACCATGATGATCTTTTTAAAATTTTTGATTTAATTAAAACTAAAAATCTCTTTGAAGATGAAAAGACGTCGCTAGAGTTTAGCTTAGGTTTAAAATTATTTACAGAAGTTTTGATTACGAATAAAAATCATACGCTATTTGAGGATTTACGCCCGGCAATTCAGGAATTTATGAAGAAACTGAAAAGCACGTAA
- a CDS encoding AAA family ATPase: MSFKILAIRPLKNCKKSFLKNLEINRFYKFYNDYEFFNGDTKIDNYENEIDISDKSITEIKYNESIPENFYGNKINISAVVGKNGSGKSSLLELIYIAFYNLSIENGVIKKSNKFLQISDINLELYFLLEEKIYQIIFSAKPTQIRCFEKDKLKFVLIDDEKNHLKELLDKNSFLYNIVINYSLYGLNSKEVGDWIESIFHKNDGYQTPIVLNPMRTEGNFDINTETDLAKQRFITNLVLNESLLSIGSNKKILNFTIELKEYENDFGYYIDDNDSSRYYDDPDVYFKNYLLKFFFKFNSNELDLTYDGINKILINYILRKLVKITEQYDFYKDYNIYVEGDNITYTINNSKEFYTQLNLDNSHITLKLKQALNFLFFNNLQNRKQNILFKNYYEKQTFVDNNFRDFFEEVNQNVRSKIEFFKNKNNCQAIYFLPPAIFVSDFILDGNYSFSALSSGEKQRIYSLNSILYHLLNLNSVHYNKNAKYKYENLNVILDEIELYYHPEMQINYVKDLIDNVNKLKLDFIKNLNFTFITHSPFILSDIPKQNVLFLEVNENQKSQPKDYENKNTFAGNISELLEDSFFLNDGLVGAFAKQKVEETIQWLIEMEEKIKTNKNFQENIAQIDYYKKIINLIDETVIHYKLKEKFYELFPLEFEEDQKEKELKKLAEELGYKIEKL; the protein is encoded by the coding sequence ATGAGTTTTAAAATTTTAGCAATTAGACCATTAAAAAACTGTAAAAAATCGTTTCTTAAAAACTTAGAGATTAATAGATTTTATAAGTTTTATAATGATTACGAATTTTTTAATGGAGATACAAAAATTGACAATTACGAAAATGAAATAGATATTTCAGACAAATCGATTACAGAAATTAAATACAATGAATCGATTCCTGAAAATTTCTATGGAAACAAAATCAATATTTCAGCCGTAGTTGGAAAAAATGGAAGTGGTAAAAGTAGTTTATTAGAGTTAATTTATATAGCATTTTATAATTTATCGATTGAAAATGGTGTCATCAAAAAAAGCAACAAATTTTTACAAATATCTGATATTAATTTAGAGCTTTATTTTCTTTTAGAAGAAAAAATTTATCAGATAATATTTTCCGCTAAGCCTACACAAATTAGATGTTTTGAAAAAGACAAACTAAAATTCGTACTAATTGATGATGAAAAAAATCATCTAAAAGAATTATTAGATAAAAACTCATTCTTATATAATATTGTAATTAATTATTCTCTTTATGGTCTAAATTCAAAAGAAGTTGGAGATTGGATAGAGTCTATTTTTCACAAGAATGATGGATATCAAACTCCCATAGTTTTAAATCCAATGAGAACAGAAGGGAATTTCGATATTAATACAGAAACTGATTTGGCGAAGCAAAGATTCATTACAAATTTAGTTCTTAACGAAAGTTTATTATCAATCGGATCCAATAAAAAAATTTTGAATTTTACAATTGAATTGAAGGAGTATGAAAATGATTTTGGTTATTATATTGATGATAATGATTCTTCTCGCTACTATGATGACCCTGATGTATATTTTAAGAATTATCTTCTAAAATTCTTTTTCAAATTTAATTCGAATGAACTGGATTTAACATATGATGGAATAAATAAAATCCTTATAAATTACATTCTACGAAAATTAGTGAAAATTACTGAGCAATATGATTTTTACAAAGATTATAATATTTATGTTGAAGGGGATAATATTACATATACTATTAATAATTCAAAAGAATTCTATACTCAACTAAACTTAGATAATAGTCATATTACTTTGAAACTAAAGCAGGCTTTAAATTTTTTATTTTTTAACAATTTACAAAATCGAAAACAAAATATTTTGTTTAAAAATTATTACGAAAAACAAACTTTTGTTGATAATAATTTTAGAGATTTTTTTGAAGAAGTAAATCAAAATGTAAGAAGCAAAATTGAATTTTTTAAAAATAAAAATAATTGTCAAGCTATCTATTTTTTGCCTCCAGCAATATTCGTGAGCGATTTCATTTTGGATGGAAATTATTCTTTCTCAGCATTAAGTTCAGGAGAGAAACAACGAATTTACAGTCTTAATTCTATATTATATCATTTACTGAATTTAAATTCAGTTCATTATAATAAAAATGCAAAATATAAGTATGAAAATTTAAATGTAATTCTTGATGAGATTGAACTTTATTATCACCCGGAAATGCAAATTAATTATGTGAAAGATTTAATTGATAATGTTAATAAATTAAAATTAGATTTTATAAAAAATTTAAACTTTACTTTCATTACACATTCACCTTTTATTTTATCTGATATTCCCAAACAAAACGTATTATTTCTAGAAGTTAATGAAAACCAAAAATCTCAACCAAAGGATTATGAGAATAAAAACACATTTGCAGGTAATATTTCCGAGCTTTTAGAAGATAGTTTTTTCTTAAATGATGGACTGGTGGGAGCTTTCGCTAAACAAAAAGTTGAAGAAACGATTCAGTGGTTGATTGAAATGGAAGAAAAAATAAAAACTAATAAAAATTTCCAAGAAAATATTGCACAAATAGATTATTATAAGAAAATAATTAATCTTATTGATGAAACTGTAATACATTATAAGTTGAAAGAAAAATTCTATGAACTTTTTCCTCTTGAATTCGAAGAAGACCAAAAAGAAAAAGAATTAAAAAAGTTAGCAGAAGAATTAGGATATAAAATTGAAAAACTATAA